The Amycolatopsis sp. DG1A-15b genome window below encodes:
- a CDS encoding arginase family protein, whose translation MLINAVPQRQGAVGPRAAELPDGCVALAELAGHLLGRPVHHVRQTRAVSEVDAGIASRAVLTGANRAAQLAALEAPGGPVLTIGGDCGVELVPIGVARFRHGPGLGVAWFDAHPDLNTAESSPSGAFHGMVLRSLFGEGDPEFAAAPALEPGSVALAGTRVFDPEEEAAVSRGLAVTSVAALTGVEKLYVHVDLDVLDAAEFAGLNYPEPGGWTIARLVSELDALARFEVVGAGITECVGTPREVEVLEPVVAAVGRLLGG comes from the coding sequence GAGCTTCCGGATGGTTGTGTGGCGCTGGCGGAGCTGGCCGGGCACCTGCTCGGCCGGCCCGTCCATCACGTCCGGCAGACGCGTGCGGTGTCCGAAGTGGACGCCGGCATCGCGTCCCGTGCGGTGCTGACCGGCGCGAACCGCGCGGCCCAGCTCGCGGCCCTGGAAGCACCGGGCGGCCCGGTCCTGACCATCGGCGGCGACTGCGGTGTCGAGCTGGTGCCGATCGGCGTGGCCCGCTTCCGCCACGGGCCCGGCCTGGGCGTCGCGTGGTTCGACGCCCACCCGGACCTGAACACGGCGGAGTCGTCGCCGTCGGGGGCGTTCCACGGGATGGTGCTGCGGTCGCTGTTCGGCGAGGGCGACCCGGAGTTCGCGGCGGCACCGGCGCTGGAGCCCGGCAGCGTGGCGCTGGCCGGGACGCGCGTGTTCGACCCGGAGGAAGAGGCGGCGGTTTCGCGCGGCCTGGCGGTGACTTCCGTGGCCGCTTTGACGGGCGTGGAGAAGCTGTACGTGCACGTGGACCTGGACGTGCTGGACGCGGCCGAGTTCGCGGGGCTGAACTACCCGGAGCCCGGCGGCTGGACGATCGCGCGGCTGGTGTCGGAGCTGGACGCGCTGGCCCGGTTCGAGGTGGTGGGCGCGGGGATCACGGAGTGCGTGGGCACGCCGCGCGAGGTGGAGGTCCTGGAGCCGGTGGTGGCGGCGGTGGGGCGGCTGCTCGGGGGCTGA
- a CDS encoding GntR family transcriptional regulator yields the protein MKIVVDTENGVAPWRQVHDQVIRAATTGVLPEGTRLPPIRQLARDLGLASGTVARAYRELEAAGWVATAGTRGTVVTVPSGRPDRAALLAAAAAEFAAQARDLGADEEAAVKAVQAAWPS from the coding sequence GTGAAGATCGTCGTCGACACCGAGAACGGCGTGGCACCGTGGCGGCAGGTGCACGACCAGGTGATCCGGGCGGCGACGACGGGGGTGCTGCCGGAGGGGACCAGGCTGCCGCCGATCCGCCAGCTGGCGCGCGACCTGGGGCTGGCGTCGGGGACGGTCGCCCGGGCCTATCGCGAGCTGGAGGCGGCGGGCTGGGTGGCGACGGCGGGGACCCGCGGCACGGTAGTGACGGTCCCGTCGGGCCGCCCGGACCGCGCCGCCCTGCTGGCCGCGGCCGCGGCCGAGTTCGCGGCGCAGGCGCGGGACTTGGGCGCGGACGAGGAGGCAGCGGTGAAAGCGGTCCAGGCCGCCTGGCCGAGCTGA
- a CDS encoding PucR family transcriptional regulator, protein MSVERGFDHAAPPPPAALPRKLADILRPELASLAAEIVEEIRATIPAYARPLDGPYGKSIRAGVEYAITLFVAQIADPTVSKEQSHEVHHRLGQNEMREGRSLDTLQSAYRVGARVSWRRIMRVGRRSGLSSAVMSQLADAMLAFMDELASVALDGYLEAKARTAGALDTWRRKLLHLILETPPASPKAIAELAQLIGWPVPSDATPVAICPASGVAPARRHAGLDADVLAELDTPDPKLVVPGELSSARLAALQVALPDCRLAIGPCVPLASVADSLRWARNALQLTERGVLPARPVLRAEEHLATLLVNSDTGLVGTLRHRLFAPLAEMTGKQQERLLETLRAWLDSQGNVVEIAERLGVHPQTVRYRMRQLQATFGESLKDPAARFEMELALRAGAAPMPLRYPVSELLPAPRSGGSRPQWTSQ, encoded by the coding sequence ATGTCGGTGGAGCGCGGATTCGATCACGCTGCGCCGCCCCCGCCCGCCGCTCTACCGCGCAAGCTCGCCGACATCCTGCGCCCCGAGCTGGCCAGCCTCGCCGCCGAAATCGTCGAAGAGATCCGGGCGACCATCCCGGCCTACGCGCGCCCGCTCGACGGGCCCTACGGCAAGTCGATCCGGGCCGGCGTCGAATACGCGATCACGCTGTTCGTCGCGCAGATCGCCGACCCCACGGTGTCGAAGGAACAGTCCCACGAGGTGCACCACCGGCTGGGGCAGAACGAAATGCGCGAAGGCCGCAGCCTCGACACGCTGCAGTCGGCCTACCGCGTCGGCGCGCGGGTGTCGTGGCGGCGCATCATGCGCGTCGGACGGCGCAGCGGCCTTTCGTCGGCGGTGATGTCCCAGCTGGCCGACGCGATGCTGGCGTTCATGGACGAGCTCGCCTCCGTCGCGCTCGACGGCTACCTCGAGGCGAAGGCGCGCACGGCGGGCGCGCTGGACACCTGGCGCCGCAAGCTGCTCCACCTGATCCTCGAGACGCCGCCGGCGTCCCCGAAAGCGATTGCGGAACTGGCCCAGCTGATCGGCTGGCCGGTGCCGTCCGACGCGACCCCGGTGGCGATCTGCCCGGCCAGCGGCGTCGCCCCGGCTCGCCGGCACGCCGGGCTGGACGCGGACGTCCTCGCCGAACTCGACACACCCGATCCGAAGCTGGTCGTCCCGGGTGAGCTGAGCAGCGCCCGCTTGGCGGCGCTGCAGGTGGCGCTGCCGGACTGCCGCTTGGCGATCGGCCCCTGCGTCCCGCTCGCTTCGGTCGCGGATTCCCTGCGCTGGGCCCGCAATGCCCTGCAGCTGACCGAGCGCGGCGTCCTGCCGGCGCGCCCGGTGCTGCGCGCGGAGGAGCACTTGGCGACGCTGCTGGTCAACTCCGACACGGGCTTGGTCGGCACGCTGCGGCACCGGCTGTTCGCGCCGCTGGCGGAGATGACGGGCAAGCAGCAGGAGCGGCTCCTGGAGACGCTGCGGGCGTGGCTGGACAGCCAGGGCAACGTGGTGGAGATCGCGGAGCGCCTCGGGGTGCACCCGCAGACGGTCCGCTACCGCATGCGCCAGCTGCAGGCGACGTTCGGCGAGAGCTTGAAGGACCCGGCGGCGCGCTTCGAGATGGAGCTGGCGTTGCGCGCGGGGGCGGCGCCGATGCCGCTGCGGTACCCGGTGAGCGAGCTGCTGCCGGCGCCGCGGTCGGGCGGGTCACGTCCACAGTGGACTTCGCAGTAG
- a CDS encoding DUF6801 domain-containing protein encodes MFLRVLTTVSCAAAMAVPMAGPASAATVTYQTGPVLNACTLLPGVTPQPGTMTTRFDAPDSVASGTTITPAGVGGGIRFEAGPHAILTAYGYDGFRGHVDLGLAATGATLSGPSATGLTVPEQIYPAGGAFEVLFEQGPGAVVPSLTAGAPGMATVKVTTTATFTLEVHRKADGVWNPWTMTCNVKVTNPPQNPAFSPLIPVT; translated from the coding sequence GTGTTCCTGCGCGTCCTCACCACTGTTTCGTGCGCCGCCGCGATGGCGGTGCCCATGGCCGGCCCGGCATCCGCCGCGACCGTCACCTACCAGACCGGTCCGGTGCTCAACGCCTGCACCCTGCTCCCGGGGGTCACCCCGCAACCCGGGACCATGACAACCCGGTTCGACGCCCCGGACTCCGTCGCCTCGGGCACCACGATCACGCCGGCCGGTGTGGGTGGTGGCATCCGGTTCGAAGCGGGTCCGCACGCGATCTTGACCGCCTACGGCTACGACGGCTTCCGCGGCCACGTCGACCTGGGCCTGGCGGCGACCGGCGCGACGCTCTCCGGGCCGTCGGCCACCGGGCTGACCGTGCCCGAGCAGATCTATCCGGCCGGTGGCGCCTTCGAGGTGCTGTTCGAGCAGGGGCCGGGCGCGGTGGTGCCGTCCCTGACCGCGGGCGCGCCCGGCATGGCCACGGTCAAGGTCACCACCACGGCCACCTTCACCCTCGAGGTGCACCGGAAGGCGGACGGTGTGTGGAATCCGTGGACCATGACGTGCAACGTCAAGGTGACGAACCCGCCGCAGAACCCGGCGTTCAGCCCGTTGATCCCGGTGACCTGA
- a CDS encoding DUF6801 domain-containing protein translates to MRIGTALTAALLVTGVAAGTAAAATVTIQTGMLTYTCAFPGLAPQATSLTAQLDVTDPHPGQPFTVLPSATQVLPSTLRALLRGAGYDAIRGSFGGSFTVSNATPPTGTISGDFPEQPIGTTGPITLPAAGPIQTFTAGFDSTLAFAMGTGFSEGLQLHRASTGTWVVWSVNCTMKTTSPAQNPAFQPVIVIT, encoded by the coding sequence ATGAGGATCGGAACGGCGCTCACAGCGGCGTTGCTCGTCACGGGCGTGGCAGCGGGAACGGCGGCCGCGGCGACGGTCACGATACAGACCGGCATGTTGACCTACACGTGCGCGTTCCCTGGCCTCGCACCACAAGCCACGTCCCTGACCGCCCAGCTGGACGTCACCGATCCCCACCCCGGGCAGCCGTTCACGGTGCTGCCCTCCGCGACGCAAGTCTTGCCGAGCACCTTGCGCGCGCTGCTGCGCGGCGCCGGCTACGACGCGATCCGCGGCTCGTTCGGCGGATCGTTCACCGTCTCGAACGCGACTCCGCCCACCGGGACGATCAGCGGCGACTTCCCGGAGCAGCCCATCGGCACGACGGGCCCGATCACGCTCCCGGCGGCCGGGCCGATCCAGACGTTCACCGCGGGCTTCGACAGCACGCTCGCGTTCGCGATGGGCACGGGCTTCAGCGAGGGACTCCAGCTCCACCGGGCGTCGACCGGAACCTGGGTCGTGTGGTCGGTGAACTGCACGATGAAGACGACCAGTCCGGCGCAGAACCCGGCGTTCCAGCCGGTCATCGTGATCACCTGA